DNA from Deinococcus deserti VCD115:
AGCGCCGGAAGTATACACTCCAACGCAAGGCCTGCAGACCGAAGTCAGGAGTCCCCGCTTGATCCTGGGCGGCTTCATGTGCCTCTTTCTCGCCTATGTCGCAGTTGAGAGCGGGGTGGCCAGTTGGGAGGTGACGCACCTGCGAGATACGTTGGGCATCACTACGGGCACGGCTTCACAACTGTCCGCACTGTTCTGGGTGAGCTTCACGCTTGGGCGGCTGATTTCCGCGCCGCTCGCGCTGCGCGTCGCGCCAGCTCACCTGGTAACCGGAAGTCTGGTCCTGGCCGCGTTCAGTCTTGCCCTGGCGACGATCCCCGCCGTGGCACCCTACGCGTACACCCTGACCGGGTTGTTCCTAGCCCCGGTGTTCACGACTGGACTGGTGTGGCTGACCCGCGTTCTGCCTGGCGGCGCGGCGCCAACCTTTGTGTTTGCCGGCGCGTTTCTCGGCCCGGTGCTGTTCTCGCCTGTGGTGGGTGCCATGCGGGACCAGTTTGGCCCACCTGCCATTCCCCTCACCCTGATGGGTATCGCACTTCTTGACCTGGCCATCGTGATTGGGCTCCGGCGCAACCTTTAAAAGTTCCGGCTGTATGGGGCGCTGGACCCAGAGTGGCCAGCTCTGCGCTGAGAAGGAAAGACGGCCAGCATCAGTGTCCTTCCTTTAACCCGGGACCAGCACGTCACCCCCGCCCAGCAGAAACTGCACGTGCGTATCCGCAGCCTGAATGCTGAAAGTGCTGCCGCAGGGGAATCCCGAGGCAACATCGCTTCCGATGAACTCCCCTGCTACTGCCTGCACGCCAGGACCGCGAAGCCGCGGTTCACCGCCTGGTATCGTCAGGCAGATCATCGGCAAGGATGGCGTTGTGATCCTCGGGCCCCTCACCATGTTCGACAAAGCCAACATCGACAAGTTCAACTTCTGAACAAACAAAGCGATCAGGCGGCCACGGAGGCCGCCTTTTTATTGCCACACTGACGCCGCCATCATTGGCCGATCGGTATGGGTGTCTCAGCTAGCCCTGACCCTGCTTGCTCAGCAGCCGCTCCAGGGCAGCCACCACCTCCCGGTCAAACTGCCGGCCAGTCTGGCGGCGGATTTCCTCCATCGCCTCGTCGAGAGTCCACGCCGCCTTGTACGGCCGCTCACTCGTCAACGCGTCCAACACATCTACCACCGCCACGATCCGGCCGGACACCGGAATGGCTTCGCCGGCCAGACCGGCTGGATACCCGGCGCCATACCAACGTTCATGGTGGGTTCGTGCGATCTCTTCGGCCATTTTGATCAGTGGGGACGTTCCACCGCTCAGAATGCCGGAGCCGATCATCGGGTGCGTTTTGATGATGTCAAATTCTTCTGGGGTGAGCCGGCCAGGCTTCAGGAGAATGGAGTCACTGATCCCAATCTTGCCTACATCGTGCATGGGCGCCGCCCGTTCAAGCAGCTGCACAGTGTCGTCCGGCAGGCCCAGCTCGCGGGCGACACCTGCCGCAATCCGTCCTACCCGCCGCATGTGCTCACCTGTGTCATCGTCCCGATATTCCGCTGCGTGTGCCAGCCGCTCGAGAATCTCAAGCTGCGCAGCCTGCACCTCGCTGGCCAGCCGCTCGTTGTGATCGCGAATGGCGTCCTGAGCAGCCTTCTGCTCTGTCACGTCTGTGATTGTTCCCACAAGCCCCTTCGGGTTTCCATGCACGTCATAAAACGGCGTGCGTGTCGATCGGAACGAGCGCGTCGGCTGGCCGGGCAGGGTCGCTGTCACTTCGTACTGGCCGCGCTGCCCGCTCGAAAGTACAGTCTCGTCACGTTCACGCATGCCGGCGGCCGTATCCGGTGGCAACAACACTTCGTCGGTCTGCCCGAGAATACTGCTGAAGGGGCGCCCCACGAGTTCGGCTCCTGAAGCGTTCACCATCAGGTACTCACGAGCGGTGTTCTTTACATAGATGACGTCAGGGACGTTATCAATTACCTTCCGCAGCAGGGCGTGACTGGTATCCAGAGCCTCCCGCGTGACCTGGAGCTCTGTCAGGTCTCGGAAAAACGCCGCAAAGTAGACCGTGCCGTCGCCCTGAAACGGCGTGACGGAGATTTCGGTAGGAATAACAGTGCCGTCGCGCCGCCGCATAGTCACGAGCGTACGTTGCCGTGGAACAGCCTCGGTTCCTTCACGGCGGTACCGGTGCAGAAGCTTGAGCGTCTCATCCGTCAGGATCAACTTCCGGACGTCCTGCGCCAGAGCTTCATCCCGGCGGTAGCCAAACAGGCGCTCCGCTTCGGGGTTCCAGTCTGTGACGCGGGCGTGAGCGTCCACGATTACCACCGCATCCAGAGAAGAGGTCAGGACTGCGGCATGCCGCGCGTCCTGCTGCTCCCGTTGAGCCACCCCCCGGCGCAATTCGAGTTCGCTCACAACGCTGTCGGCCAGGTCCTGAAGAAACGCACATTCATCTTCGGTGAGCCCAATCCGGGGTGCGGTATCGAGCACACACAGTGAACCCACCCGGTGCCCGTCCGGTGTGATGAGCGGCGCGCCCGCGTAGAAGCGTATGGCGCTGTCCCCGGTCACCAGAGGAAGAGAAGAGAACCTGGGATCCTGCGTCGTGTCCGGCACGACAAGAACGCCGTTCATGCCCAGAGTGTGCTGGCAGAAGGACAGGGAGCGGTCCATCTCGCGGAGGTCCATACCGTAACAGCCTTTGGTCCATTGGGTTCGGTCGTCGAGCAGGTTAATCAACGCAATCGGAGCGTTGAGCAGACGGGCAGCAAGGTTAACGGTGCGCCTGAAGGCAGCTTCAAGTGGTGCGGCGAGCAGGTGGTATCGCCAGACAGCAGTCAACTGCAGGTCTTCCTCCAGTGGTTGCTGATCAGAAGAATCCCCGGAGCCACGAATCATTGGGATATGGTAGAGAGGTCAGCATCTCAAAGAACCAAACAGTTTCACAAATGCACATTCGCTTAAGACACTTTGTTCAGCAGCACTCCCCTCACGCTCTGGTGCGCCGTTTGTTCGTAGGGTCCGGGCCGGGGACCCCAGGAACGCATGATTGAACGTCAGCGTGAGGAGACGTGGCACCTGAGGCCAGACCCACGTGCTGCCATGGGCTCTGCATGACAGCGAGAGCGTAGTTGTTGAATAGCCCTTTACCAGAAGTCAGGTCAATAGAGCGTGAGGCCGCCTGGACCTATCCTCCAGAGCGTTCACGCCAGCCGCGCATCCAGGCCAGGCTCCATCCAAGGAGGAGGCCCCAGACAGGCGCGCTCACGCCCAGAACCGTGATTCCGGAAGCGGTGACCACCAGGGTCAGCAGAGCCGCTTCCCGCCACCGCGCTTCAGCCACCATGGTGCCCTCACGCCCTACGAGCAGCGGCCCCAGCAGGGCCAGGCCTGCCAGTCCCTGCATCAGCGGTGCCGGGAAAATACTTGCCAGTCCGAGCAGGCCCCCGGCGGTGAGGCCCAGCACTCCGTACCCGGCCGCGCAACTCAGGCCAGCCACGTACCGTTTCGCCGGATCCGGATGGGCGTCGGGACCGGTGGAGATGGCAGACGTGATCGCCGCGAGATTCAAGGTGATACTCCCGAATGGGGCCGCGAGCAGTGCCCCGAGTCCAGTCAGGGACACCAGGGGCCGTGGGGGTACGTGCCCGTACCCGCTGGCGCTCAGGATCGCCAGGCCCGGCAGGTGCTGCGACGCCACTGCCAGCAGCACGCTGGGGATGGTGATTGTAAGCAGGGCGTGCACATCAAACACTGGTCGGATGTAGCTCAGGTGTCCGGCAGTTCCCGAGGGCAGAAACAAGCCGTCTGGCGACGCACCAGTCAAAATGGTGGCGGTCAAGCCGGCGGTAAGAGCCAATGGCACTGCCCAGCGGGGAACGAAGGCCCGGGCCAGCAGGTAGGCCGCCACCATGGGGAGCAGCAGTTCGGGCGCGGTCGGGACCGCACTCAGACCGCGCAGGACAAATGGCAGCAGCATGCCCGCCAGCAGCGCGGCGGCCAGTGGTGGGGGCAGGCAGCGAGCAATCCAGTCAAACAGACCGGTCAGGCCAAGGAAGGTAAGGATCAGCGCAGCGGCCATCAGGGCCCCCACGGCCTCACCGGGCGTAAAGCGGGGACCTTCAGCAATAAGGAGCGCGAGGCCAGCGGTATTCCAGCCGAGGATAATGGGAGCGCGGTACAGCAGGCTCAGGCCGGCGCCCAGAACGGCGAGCGTGAGGTACATACTGGTCAGGCTGCTCACGGCCTGATCCGCAGTGAAGTGCAGGGCCGCGAACATCTGCACGAACAGCGGAAGGTTGCTGGAGGCACTCACGATAACGGAGATCAATCCGGCCGCCAGCGCGCTGTACGGTAGGGCACGCATAACGTTCAGTGGGTTACTCATCCTGGAACCTGTGCCGCCAGGCAAGCCATCCGACGTACAACGAACGGCGCACCCCGGATACGTAC
Protein-coding regions in this window:
- a CDS encoding MFS transporter, translated to MSLIPVPSPAPPKRLAGIGVGAFLLLGLLYPILGPALPLLSEQFGLRATGASLLLSLNSAGAVLGVILAGVLSARLTSRNRSLLAVATLAVGCVGLAFAPTFVLALLAALLLGSGFGMLDLTLNVWLSTSYGLRSAAMLNLLSATFGVGAVLAPLAVGFADGDFRLPLLGCAALAGLLLLSLFALPSAAPEVYTPTQGLQTEVRSPRLILGGFMCLFLAYVAVESGVASWEVTHLRDTLGITTGTASQLSALFWVSFTLGRLISAPLALRVAPAHLVTGSLVLAAFSLALATIPAVAPYAYTLTGLFLAPVFTTGLVWLTRVLPGGAAPTFVFAGAFLGPVLFSPVVGAMRDQFGPPAIPLTLMGIALLDLAIVIGLRRNL
- a CDS encoding PAS domain S-box protein encodes the protein MIRGSGDSSDQQPLEEDLQLTAVWRYHLLAAPLEAAFRRTVNLAARLLNAPIALINLLDDRTQWTKGCYGMDLREMDRSLSFCQHTLGMNGVLVVPDTTQDPRFSSLPLVTGDSAIRFYAGAPLITPDGHRVGSLCVLDTAPRIGLTEDECAFLQDLADSVVSELELRRGVAQREQQDARHAAVLTSSLDAVVIVDAHARVTDWNPEAERLFGYRRDEALAQDVRKLILTDETLKLLHRYRREGTEAVPRQRTLVTMRRRDGTVIPTEISVTPFQGDGTVYFAAFFRDLTELQVTREALDTSHALLRKVIDNVPDVIYVKNTAREYLMVNASGAELVGRPFSSILGQTDEVLLPPDTAAGMRERDETVLSSGQRGQYEVTATLPGQPTRSFRSTRTPFYDVHGNPKGLVGTITDVTEQKAAQDAIRDHNERLASEVQAAQLEILERLAHAAEYRDDDTGEHMRRVGRIAAGVARELGLPDDTVQLLERAAPMHDVGKIGISDSILLKPGRLTPEEFDIIKTHPMIGSGILSGGTSPLIKMAEEIARTHHERWYGAGYPAGLAGEAIPVSGRIVAVVDVLDALTSERPYKAAWTLDEAMEEIRRQTGRQFDREVVAALERLLSKQGQG
- a CDS encoding benzoate/H(+) symporter BenE family transporter produces the protein MRALPYSALAAGLISVIVSASSNLPLFVQMFAALHFTADQAVSSLTSMYLTLAVLGAGLSLLYRAPIILGWNTAGLALLIAEGPRFTPGEAVGALMAAALILTFLGLTGLFDWIARCLPPPLAAALLAGMLLPFVLRGLSAVPTAPELLLPMVAAYLLARAFVPRWAVPLALTAGLTATILTGASPDGLFLPSGTAGHLSYIRPVFDVHALLTITIPSVLLAVASQHLPGLAILSASGYGHVPPRPLVSLTGLGALLAAPFGSITLNLAAITSAISTGPDAHPDPAKRYVAGLSCAAGYGVLGLTAGGLLGLASIFPAPLMQGLAGLALLGPLLVGREGTMVAEARWREAALLTLVVTASGITVLGVSAPVWGLLLGWSLAWMRGWRERSGG